The DNA segment GTAATAAGCATGTCCCATCAGACTGGTATCGATCTGCGTAACATCGATCGTATCGATGCCTGAAAGCACCAGGATACTCGCTCCCACGTCACCGGCACGCGGATAACCATTCACGGCCCGCGAAGCCTTCAACGCCAGGTCGTTCTGCGAAGCATACAACGTGACGTGATGGGCCAGGCTACTTAGGCGTGGCGCGATCTGTTCCTGGAATACGCGGGCATCGACATCCGGTGCTGCCAGGATCACTTCGTTGAACATCTTCTCTTGCTGGTTCAGATCCTGGGCCAACGCTTCGACCGCCGCACCAAAGGCTCGGTTCCCCATGCTGTGGGCGATCAAGTGCACGGCCTGGGCACCGCTGTGATAATGAATCTTCAGCAGGAACTCACGCAGGTGCGAAGCGGTCCAGAACGAATTGTCTCGATCGACGACGTACCCGAGCAGTTCCCCCTGGGATGGCCAACTAAAGAAGACCGGTGCGCCTTGAAACTCCAGGTCGTGAGCAATCTGGGCCGTTCGGCGAGCGGCATCTTCAAAGCTGACGTTGTAACCATGGATGAAGATCAACAGGTCGTGATTGGGAGATTCGGCCACACGCTGTTTAAGCATGTCGAGGAACTGTTGTTCTTCCTCAGACTTCACTTCCACCAGCATCACGTGGTCTTCCGGCTTCTCTTCAAATTCCCAGTGCAGCACCGAAGGCGATTCCAGCTTGCCCGCCTGATGCGACTTCGGAATGCTAACCTTACAGGTCCCGAGTTGTAGGTCGCCTTGTTCTTTTCCGTAAACGACCGACTGGTTCGTTAAGAAACGATCGTACTTGTTGTACTGAACCCAACCTTCTTGTCCCACGACGATCGCCCCGGTGATGGCCACGAGGACCGTCAAACCGGCGACGATATATTGCTGGAACTTGGT comes from the Bremerella sp. JC817 genome and includes:
- a CDS encoding alpha/beta hydrolase; the encoded protein is MITLAIGLVGCSNKEGETEVGHADAPHTGPVVDHGVPMDARVQVAPQAMQQKSPPQLAPQFQPIPQFQPQAVQPQAPLTSPEMKQRMSGEMSPFSQPQALPLEGPVVQQQRSLQPQAMQPQMMQPRMMQAAPEQAAPMLSPEAAPMQSMAAQSPADVRPPSDDPFDVVEVFYGTDRAPMVWPGGVLPHKYHALLPAATCVLLGIAVALLLTKFQQYIVAGLTVLVAITGAIVVGQEGWVQYNKYDRFLTNQSVVYGKEQGDLQLGTCKVSIPKSHQAGKLESPSVLHWEFEEKPEDHVMLVEVKSEEEQQFLDMLKQRVAESPNHDLLIFIHGYNVSFEDAARRTAQIAHDLEFQGAPVFFSWPSQGELLGYVVDRDNSFWTASHLREFLLKIHYHSGAQAVHLIAHSMGNRAFGAAVEALAQDLNQQEKMFNEVILAAPDVDARVFQEQIAPRLSSLAHHVTLYASQNDLALKASRAVNGYPRAGDVGASILVLSGIDTIDVTQIDTSLMGHAYYGDNTTVISDIYALMQNHRFPKQREWLRDISSPGGMYWYFDPQYNNSVTRAPSSVPLR